The following are encoded together in the Parabacteroides chongii genome:
- a CDS encoding RluA family pseudouridine synthase has protein sequence MEVIYEDNHIIAVNKTCREIVQGDKTGDTPLSEMLKAWLKEKYCKPGNVYVGVTHRLDRPVSGVVLFAKTSKALPRLNEMFRLGEVKKTYWAIVKNCPPAEEGELVHWLVRNEKQNKSYAYDTERPDSKKAILHYKVIARSDNYFLLEIDLKTGRHHQIRCQLAKMGCPIKGDLKYGADRSNKDGGISLHSRSAEFIHPVSKQKIQIIASVPDDNLWKGISEGL, from the coding sequence ATGGAAGTTATCTACGAAGACAATCATATCATCGCGGTAAATAAAACGTGCCGCGAGATTGTACAAGGAGATAAAACCGGTGATACTCCTCTTTCGGAAATGCTCAAGGCATGGCTGAAAGAGAAGTATTGCAAGCCGGGAAACGTTTATGTAGGTGTGACTCACCGACTGGATCGTCCTGTCAGTGGTGTCGTTCTGTTTGCCAAAACCAGTAAGGCTTTACCCCGTCTGAACGAGATGTTCCGTTTGGGAGAGGTGAAAAAGACCTACTGGGCAATCGTTAAGAATTGTCCTCCGGCAGAAGAAGGCGAACTGGTTCACTGGCTGGTCCGCAACGAAAAACAGAATAAGAGTTATGCTTACGATACTGAACGTCCGGACTCCAAGAAAGCGATCCTGCATTATAAGGTGATTGCCCGTTCGGATAATTATTTCCTGCTGGAAATAGACCTGAAGACAGGACGTCATCACCAGATACGTTGTCAGCTGGCAAAAATGGGATGCCCGATCAAAGGGGATCTTAAATATGGGGCAGACCGTTCGAATAAGGACGGTGGCATCAGCCTGCATTCCCGCAGTGCCGAATTTATCCATCCGGTATCCAAACAAAAGATACAGATCATAGCTTCCGTACCTGACGATAATCTATGGAAAGGCATATCAGAGGGTCTCTAA
- a CDS encoding DMT family transporter, whose product MKSEAYKGHLAMLGANILWGLMSPISKAVLSAGPISALSLTTFRMIGAAAVFWLASLFTKKEHVNHQDLMKLFFAALLGIVLNQGSFIFGVSLTSPINASIVTTTTPIITMIIAAFYLKEPVTGKKVIGIFIGAAGALLLILSSQSAAAGGGKSSNIWGDLLCLLAQFSFSFYFVLFKGLIGKYSPITLMKWMFTYASICTIPFSYNHIAGIDFLHLPAELYMGIAYVVLGGTFLPYLFIPIGQNLLRPTVACMYNYVQPIVASLIAVLWGMDTFGVMKGIAVALVFSGVYIVTQSKSRAQLETL is encoded by the coding sequence ATGAAATCAGAAGCTTATAAAGGCCACCTCGCTATGCTGGGAGCCAATATTCTTTGGGGACTAATGTCTCCCATATCAAAAGCCGTATTATCCGCTGGTCCGATCAGCGCATTATCGCTTACCACTTTCCGCATGATAGGAGCGGCAGCCGTATTCTGGCTAGCCTCTCTCTTTACCAAAAAGGAACATGTCAACCACCAGGACTTAATGAAGTTGTTCTTTGCAGCGTTGCTGGGGATCGTTCTGAACCAGGGTTCATTCATATTCGGAGTATCCTTGACTTCGCCGATCAATGCCTCCATCGTTACGACAACGACACCTATCATCACAATGATCATTGCAGCATTCTACCTGAAAGAACCTGTCACGGGAAAGAAAGTAATCGGCATCTTTATAGGAGCAGCAGGAGCGCTACTACTTATTCTGAGCAGCCAAAGTGCAGCTGCCGGAGGAGGGAAAAGCAGTAATATATGGGGAGACCTGCTCTGCTTGCTGGCACAGTTCAGTTTCTCATTCTACTTTGTATTATTCAAGGGATTGATCGGCAAATATTCGCCTATCACATTGATGAAATGGATGTTCACGTATGCATCCATCTGTACGATCCCGTTCTCTTATAACCATATTGCAGGTATCGACTTCCTGCATCTTCCTGCAGAATTATATATGGGTATCGCCTATGTCGTCCTGGGAGGCACATTCCTGCCCTACCTCTTTATCCCTATCGGACAAAACCTACTGCGCCCGACTGTAGCCTGTATGTATAATTATGTACAACCGATCGTAGCGTCACTGATAGCTGTACTTTGGGGAATGGATACTTTCGGAGTAATGAAAGGTATCGCCGTTGCACTGGTCTTTTCCGGGGTATACATCGTAACACAAAGCAAATCGAGGGCCCAGTTAGAGACCCTCTGA